A region of Argentina anserina chromosome 5, drPotAnse1.1, whole genome shotgun sequence DNA encodes the following proteins:
- the LOC126795629 gene encoding uncharacterized protein LOC126795629, with the protein MKYFPPQKANARRTELMTFKEEQDELFHETWERFKDLELGCPNHGQSQYMLMSLFYQGLTSETRRKVDNASNGDFIDLVADEAHRVLEKLAERSQLWDNNPQVRKPSSSHLSLREATQPKTGGIYEVKASSLDVHQEFKRLEESLNKKFDMLLKQGKQGGREKVNEVQGPQIVFPRSLKNVSKWHIQDRRMTLIPTLTIPDGETTLISHGVGNQGMSCNNQGSGNYGGASGSQSFQGNKGATNGSYGGNVYPKPPYQARPPFQAPNTQVPHPPQVDAPKSSLEEMLAKVLANQNELIQSVRNDVASTTQGLHKLEAQMGQLANEMRERKQGELPSMTEKNPRINQAKAI; encoded by the exons ATGAAGTACTTCCCTCCTCAAAAGGCTAATGCAAGAAGAACCGAGTTGATGACCTTTAAGGAGGAGCAAGATGAGCTCTTTCATGAGACGTGGGAGAGATTCAAGGATCTTGAGCTTGGTTGCCCTAATCATGGCCAATCTCAATATATGCTTATGAGCCTATTTTATCAAGGCTTGACATCGGAGACTCGAAGGAAGGTTGATAATGCAAGCAATGGTGATTTCATAGACTTAGTGGCGGATGAAGCCCATCGAGTATTAGAGAAGCTTGCGGAGCGGTCTCAATTGTGGGATAATAACCCGCAAGTTCGCAAGCCTTCTTCTTCACATTTATCTCTAAGGGAAGCAACTCAACCGAAAACCGGTGGCATATATGAAGTCAAGGCATCAAGCTTGGATGTGCATCAAGAGTTTAAGAGGTTAGAAGAAAGTCTTAATAAGAAGTTTGATATGCTTTTGAAGCAAGGAAAGCAAGGAGGCCGTGAGAAGGTTAATGAGGTTCAAGGGCCACAA ATTGTTTTCCCGAGATCATTGAAGAATGTAAGCAAATGGCATATTCAAGACCGAAGAATGACCCTTATTCCAACACTTACAATCCCGGATGGAGAAACCAccttaatttctcatggggTGGGGAACCAAGGTATGAGTTGCAACAATCAAGGGAGTGGCAACTATGGAGGTGCTAGTGGGAGCCAAAGCTTTCAAGGAAACAAAGGTGCGACTAATGGAAGTTATGGTGGCAATGTTTATCCTAAGCCACCTTATCAAGCAAGACCTCCTTTTCAAGCTCCTAATACTCAAGTGCCACATCCTCCTCAAGTGGATGCTCCTAAATCAAGCCTTGAAGAGATGCTTGCCAAGGTTTTGGCAAATCAAAACGAGCTTATTCAAAGTGTTCGAAATGATGTGGCCTCCACTACTCAAGGATTGCATAAGCTTGAAGCGCAAATGGGGCAATTGGCTAATGAGATGAGAGAAAGGAAGCAAGGAGAATTGCCTTCCATGACCGAGAAGAATCCACGAATCAACCAAGCCAAGGCCATATGA
- the LOC126794743 gene encoding chitinase 10-like → MAIVSLSSSVLFFFLTTISVFSISSWGVEAYPVSALINETLYNNLFLHKDDTACPANNFYTYSSFIKATKCFPRFGTTGSLATRKREIAAFLAQISHETTGGWATAPDGPYSWGLCFKEEVNPGSNYCDDTNKEWPCYPGKSYKGRGPIQLSWNYNYGQAGKALGFDGLKNPEVVANNSLIAFRTALWFWMTEQKPKPSCHDVMVGRYVLTKADIAANRTVGFGMVTNIINGGLECGIGSDARVNDRIGYFERYASLFGVQTGPNLDCENQKSF, encoded by the exons ATGGCTATAGTATCGCTATCATCTTCagtcttgttcttcttcctcaCCACCATCTCTGTTTTCTCCATCTCATCATGGGGAGTTGAGGCTTATCCAGTATCTGCTTTGATCAACGAAACGCTTTACAACAACTTGTTTCTACACAAGGACGACACTGCATGCCCTGCAAATAATTTCTACACCTATAGCTCATTCATCAAAGCAACCAAATGCTTCCCGAGATTCGGCACCACCGGAAGTCTAGCGACCCGGAAGCGTGAGATAGCTGCGTTTCTTGCTCAGATTTCTCACGAGACCACCGGCGGATGGGCTACTGCCCCCGATGGACCATACTCGTGGGGTTTGTGCTTTAAAGAGGAAGTCAATCCGGGAAGCAATTACTGCGACGACACCAACAAGGAGTGGCCGTGCTATCCTGGAAAATCTTACAAAGGAAGAGGACCGATTCAACTATCTTG GAACTATAACTATGGTCAGGCAGGCAAAGCATTAGGGTTTGACGGGCTTAAAAATCCAGAAGTAGTAGCAAACAATTCCCTAATAGCTTTCAGAACAGCTCTATGGTTCTGGATGACTGAGCAAAAGCCAAAACCCTCTTGTCACGATGTCATGGTCGGTCGATATGTGCTCACGAAAGCTGACATTGCCGCTAATAGAACCGTCGGATTCGGAATGGTTACGAACATCATCAACGGAGGACTCGAGTGTGGAATAGGCAGCGATGCACGAGTGAATGATCGAATTGGTTATTTCGAAAGATATGCTAGTCTGTTTGGTGTTCAAACAGGACCGAATTTAGACTGTGAAAATCAGAAGTCCTTTTAG
- the LOC126795630 gene encoding uncharacterized protein LOC126795630 translates to MDMRLNEEIPEEVDDDSTREEKQIYKDWHRANRMAKNVMRNTLSDTVISCIDELEYAIDCMEKISQKFKESNKAKAARQSKKFYELKFNGVGSVRNHIMQLIDINNQLKELDRGVNNAQVVHIALESLPSDLSNLKSNYNAQKEK, encoded by the coding sequence ATGGATATGCGCTTGAATGAGGAAATTCCGGAAGAAGTAGATGATGACAGTACAAGGGAAGAAAAGCAGATCTATAAAGATTGGCACAGGGCCAACAGGATGGCAAAGAATGTCATGAGAAACACTCTATCTGATACAGTAATCAGCTGCATTGATGAACTAGAATATGCCATAGATTGCATGGAGAAGATTTCACAAAAGTTCAAGGAGAGCAACAAAGCTAAAGCAGCTAGGCAGTCTAAGAAATTTTATGAGCTGAAATTCAATGGAGTTGGTAGTGTGAGAAATCACATAATGCAGCTGATCGACATCAACAATCAACTAAAGGAGCTGGATAGGGGTGTCAACAATGCACAAGTGGTGCACATTGCCCTGGAATCTCTTCCAAGTGACTTGAGCAACCTCAAAAGCAACTATAATGCTCAGAAGGAAAAGTGA